In one Natronosalvus amylolyticus genomic region, the following are encoded:
- a CDS encoding HTTM domain-containing protein, which produces MRSRSRLHAGARRARRHLHRCVRIDARALAMFRVSLALLILADLLLRSRNFTFFYTEHGVVPRSLARELSADYAFSFYHLSTNTTVIAALFVIQALFAIQLLVGYRTTFATVVSFLFVVSLDHHNPLVLSYADVLFRLLMFWAIFVPLGERWSVDAVHRRREPRTAVAGIATAFILGQMVYMYVTNGIIKSVSSTWRSGNAAPRVLGLDEMTFLLGDTVRQFQTFLEFGGLLWYVMMVCGWVLLVTYGWYRIPFLLLYIGGHLSFALTVRIGAFAYVALAGLLLFVQTPVLDTLEHWLRRAGERSPSLQSLARHLESMRHRLRSVGARLPPPHPRWTTDRVRRARARIHGATLRLIIVTIVFVGVVLVAQTAGAVADHDGSEPLEEVIDRTVSETLEETTGVKQVNTVASAMAIDQPVGWGVFAPNPRTTDRYYVFSATTESGEYVDVYSDRPLAYDRPFNELQRQYGTYRERFYMNSVRRGGSSTDTAAILAEYRCAEWEATHGERLTHLNMYVVSEEVTRATVDSPEDRDRSYRLFYRHGCGDNEPMTFEPPE; this is translated from the coding sequence ATGCGTTCCCGCTCGCGCCTCCACGCTGGCGCTCGACGCGCTCGCCGACACCTCCATCGATGCGTTCGGATCGACGCGCGAGCACTGGCGATGTTTCGCGTTTCGCTCGCCCTGTTGATTCTGGCTGATCTGCTGTTGCGTTCACGGAACTTCACGTTTTTCTACACCGAACACGGCGTCGTGCCACGCTCGCTGGCACGGGAGTTGTCCGCTGACTACGCCTTCTCGTTCTACCATCTCTCGACCAACACGACGGTGATAGCGGCCCTGTTCGTCATTCAGGCGCTGTTTGCTATCCAGCTCCTCGTTGGATACCGTACCACGTTTGCGACGGTCGTGTCGTTCCTGTTCGTCGTCTCGCTCGACCACCACAATCCGCTCGTATTGAGCTACGCCGACGTCCTCTTCCGGCTGCTCATGTTCTGGGCGATTTTCGTTCCCCTTGGTGAACGCTGGTCGGTCGACGCGGTCCACCGGCGACGGGAGCCGCGAACGGCCGTCGCGGGTATCGCGACGGCGTTTATTCTGGGACAGATGGTCTACATGTACGTCACCAACGGCATCATCAAATCCGTCTCGAGCACGTGGCGAAGCGGCAACGCTGCGCCACGAGTCCTCGGCCTCGATGAAATGACGTTCCTGCTCGGGGACACGGTTCGACAGTTTCAGACGTTCCTCGAGTTCGGCGGCCTGCTGTGGTACGTGATGATGGTCTGTGGCTGGGTGTTGCTCGTCACCTACGGTTGGTATCGGATACCGTTTCTCCTGTTGTACATCGGCGGCCACCTCTCGTTTGCGCTGACCGTCCGAATCGGCGCGTTCGCCTACGTCGCATTGGCCGGATTGTTGTTGTTTGTCCAGACGCCGGTTCTGGACACGCTCGAACACTGGCTTCGGAGGGCTGGTGAACGCTCACCGAGTCTGCAATCGTTGGCGCGACACCTCGAATCGATGCGACATCGGCTTCGCTCTGTCGGCGCTCGACTTCCCCCACCACATCCGCGATGGACGACTGACCGTGTCCGACGGGCGCGTGCGAGGATTCACGGCGCAACATTGCGACTGATCATCGTCACTATCGTCTTCGTTGGCGTCGTCCTGGTCGCACAGACCGCCGGTGCGGTCGCCGACCACGACGGGTCGGAACCGCTCGAGGAGGTCATCGACCGGACCGTATCAGAGACGCTCGAGGAGACGACGGGAGTCAAACAGGTCAACACAGTTGCCTCGGCGATGGCTATCGACCAGCCCGTCGGTTGGGGTGTGTTTGCGCCGAACCCGCGAACGACCGATCGGTACTACGTCTTCTCTGCTACCACCGAATCCGGTGAGTACGTCGACGTGTACAGCGACCGGCCGCTCGCATACGACCGGCCGTTCAACGAACTCCAGCGGCAGTACGGCACCTACCGCGAACGGTTTTACATGAATAGCGTTCGACGGGGTGGCTCGAGTACAGACACGGCCGCAATTCTGGCCGAATATCGCTGTGCCGAGTGGGAGGCCACACACGGTGAACGTCTCACGCACCTGAACATGTACGTCGTCAGTGAGGAGGTGACGAGAGCAACCGTCGACAGCCCCGAAGACCGCGACCGAAGCTATCGGCTATTCTATCGCCATGGCTGTGGTGATAACGAACCGATGACGTTCGAGCCACCCGAGTAA